A window of the Myripristis murdjan chromosome 15, fMyrMur1.1, whole genome shotgun sequence genome harbors these coding sequences:
- the LOC115372704 gene encoding arylsulfatase I — MPELRPPHLIFIMVDDQGYGDIGYHGSDIHTPVLDQLAAEGVKLENYYVQPICSPSRSQLMTGRYQIHTGLQHSIIRPRQPLCLPPDTPTLPERLLEAGYATHMVGKWHLGFCRPGCLPTGRGFQSFLGTLTGSGDHFSYQSCDGVEACGFDLHDGARPAWEMAGNYSTLLYIDRVKQILRSHNSHQPLFLYLSLQAVHTPLQVPDHFLQRYDSLDNRLRRHYAAMLSCLDHGVGEVVQELERSGLYQNSVLIYSSDNGGQPLSGGSNWPLRGGKGTYWEGGVRAVGFVHSPLLKRKGVVSRALIHVSDWYPTLLGLAGSIQSPRSLDGHDVWEAISEGRPCPRTEILFNIDPVSRQPGEPHDRALVLNGFGIWDTAVRAAIRAGDWKLLTGNVGDGDWIPPQTQPFGPERWQGLEKRRNQRGKSVWLFNVTSDPYERSDLADARPEVVKHLLTRLAEYNQTAVVARNPPDDPMADPQLHGGVWSPWLGLEGEVEDGGDEDGRKEKKMKMRHCKVCKLKALFKKVGSRLQRNALFF, encoded by the exons ATGCCAGAGCTCAGGCCCCCACACCTTATCTTTATCATGGTTGATGACCAGGGGTACGGGGACATTGGCTATCATGGCTCTGACATTCACACCCCTGTGTTGGATCAGTTAGCAGCAGAGGGGGTCAAACTGGAAAATTATTACGTCCAGCCCATCTGCTCACCCTCTCGCAGTCAACTTATGACGGGACG CTACCAAATTCACACTGGCCTCCAGCATTCAATCATCCGTCCTCGACAGCCCCTCTGCCTGCCACCAGACACTCCCACCCTGCCAGAGAGGCTATTGGAAGCTGGGTACGCCACCCACATGGTGGGCAAGTGGCACCTGGGCTTCTGTAGGCCGGGCTGTTTACCAACAGGGCGTGGCTTCCAGAGTTTCCTGGGCACACTGACTGGCAGTGGAGACCACTTCTCCTACCAGAGCTGTGATGGGGTTGAAGCTTGTGGGTTTGACCTGCATGACGGAGCCAGGCCTGCCTGGGAAATGGCTGGCAACTACTCCACTCTGCTCTACATAGACAG AGTGAAGCAGATCCTGAGGAGCCACAATTCCCATCAACCGCTCTTCCTGTACCTATCCCTCCAGGCCGTCCACACACCCCTGCAGGTGCCTGACCACTTTCTGCAACGCTACGATTCTCTAGACAACCGTCTGAGGAGGCACTATGCAGCCATGCTGAGCTGCCTGGACCACGGGGTCGGGGAAGTGGTCCAGGAGTTGGAGAGGAGTGGGCTCTACCAGAACTCAGTCCTGATCTACTCATCTGATAACGGGGGGCAGCCGCTCTCTGGTGGGAGCAACTGGCCACTGAGGGGTGGCAAGGGGACCTACTGGGAAGGGGGTGTCCGGGCTGTGGGCTTTGTCCATAGTCCCCTCCTGAAGAGGAAGGGTGTCGTCAGCAGGGCACTGATCCATGTCTCTGACTGGTATCCCACTCTTCTGGGACTGGCAGGGTCAATACAATCCCCCCGCAGCCTAGATGGCCATGATGTCTGGGAAGCCATCAGCGAGGGCAGACCTTGCCCCCGCACTGAAATCCTCTTCAACATTGACCCAGTGTCCAGGCAGCCTGGGGAGCCTCATGACAGGGCGCTGGTGCTCAATGGCTTTGGGATTTGGGACACTGCAGTGAGGGCAGCCATAAGAGCTGGGGACTGGAAGCTCTTGACAGGGAACGTGGGTGACGGGGACTGGATCCCACCACAGACTCAGCCCTTCGGTCCGGAGCGATGGCAGGGACTAGAGAAAAGGCGCAATCAGCGGGGGAAGTCAGTCTGGCTCTTCAATGTCACCTCTGACCCCTACGAGAGGTCAGACCTGGCAGATGCACGGCCAGAGGTAGTGAAACATCTGCTAACCAGACTGGCAGAGTACAACCAGACAGCTGTGGTGGCCAGGAACCCACCAGATGACCCCATGGCTGACCCCCAACTCCATGGTGGGGTGTGGAGCCCATGGCTGGGCTTGGAGGGTGAGGTGGAGGATGGTGGGGATGAGGATGgcaggaaggaaaagaagatgaagatgaggcaCTGCAAGGTGTGCAAATTGAAAGCACTCTTCAAAAAGGTTGGCTCACGTCTGCAGAGGAATGCCCTATTCTTCTAA